GAGAAACTGCAAATAGCTCAACTCTTAGCGTTCTGATGTGATACTACATGGAAAACGGACACATGCTCAGCAGCGGGTTAGGAAACCCTTCTTCTGGCTTGTGGGTTCAGAAGTGGCTGTAGGAATGCCAATAGAGCAGGTGTTTCaagatttacaaaacaaaaaagatttataaaaatagagGCACTGTACATCTGGCAGTACATATTCGTGGATACAGTATGAGGgccaaaatgttttattttttaaacacatcgatacatcaaaaactaaggatatactgtatggtgactaacataacataatagaaaattattatttaaaaaaaacacatcgAATACTGGTCTAATGTAAATAacatcatttgttcatttgtccaattttcttaacattttcctaGTCTTGGAGCCCATTAACCAGGATTTCCCAGGGGCACCCAGAAAACAGAGGGAAAGCCTTTGGCACTGCTTCTCCAAATCCTGTTCTAAAAAGCCCAacatctgaaaacaaaaccaagtggCTAAGGGCTGGAGGGAGCATGTGACTAGAGTCAGAAAgccaaaaggggaaaagaaatcagGACTAAGACAAGTCATCTTACTATCCTAACACAATTTCAGGAcactaaaataaaaggatgtggGAGCTTCAAGATTTAACATCTTCTTCATTGAGGGGGTACAACGGGTGCCTTATCTAAAGCACTTCAAAAACAGTCCCTTGAAGGCATCTGTTATTTTCATAACAGGAAAGGCAGAGAGGCAAAGGTTAGCTCTTGCTAAGAGTCCAgcaggctggggagtggggaggaaaagcCAAAGGCCACAGATTACATCCTGCCATAAATGGTAAAATCCACAATCCTGTCAGAAGACACATGGCCCTCTCTCAGCTCCTTCATATGTAAATTGGGGATCTCAGTTTCCGTGTCTGCACGTTTGCCATGTgggtggaaggagccaagacaCTTGAAATGTACTACGCAAAGGTGATGGTTTAAACTAACAGTATTAATACAATTAACAATGGCATTTTAGCGCCCACCACAGATTGAGCTCTTGCTAAATAGCTGTCTGTGctaggtgcttttttttttttttaactctttaatacTGCAGTCATCACAACTCATTTTccaaatgtggaaactgaggcgCTGAGGTTAAATATCTTTCCAAGGACCTGGCTAGCGTGGGAATCAGCCATATAGGCTGGGCCAGTGCGGCGGGAGGTTGGGGGCGGGGTCAGCACTGGGCAGGGGTCAGCCCTAGGAGAGGACTGCGGGTCTGAAGGCAGGGACAGGGTCAGCCAGCCCGCAGGGGTCCGCACCTGCAACCCAGGAAGAGGTGATTGGCCCACACCATGGAGAGGGACAGCAGCTGGTCCAAGCGGCCACCGCCATCGGGTGGGTCGCGGTAGTCGGGCAAGTGGCGCAGGATGAATTCCATGCGAGCCTTCCATTGCTTCTCGCTCTCCGAATAGGAGCGGAACTGCTCCGCGAAGTCGGCCGCCTGCCGCACCCCCGAAACTAGCTCCTCCACCGCGGCGGCAGCCTCGCCACCCACCATGGCGCCCTCCGCCGCCGAGGGCTGCACCCGCCCGCCGCCTTCCCGAGTCGCACCGCGTCACCTCCCGGCGGCTAGAGGGGCCCCGGCGGCGCACGACTGCTCCGGAGGACCGGCCTGGAGCGCCCTCGCCGGGAGCGGCGGCCTCATCGGCCGCAGCCCTTCAGACCTCCACAGCCCGCTGCGCATGACGTGCGTCCACCTGGGGGCCGCAGGGGCCGTTCTCCGTCGACCCCGCGGGGAACCggtaggaaaactgaggccccgaAGCACAAAGACGGAATGCCCCTCTCCCGTTCGGCAGCTTGGCGCCAGCCAGAGCTGTGCTGTGTCCTTGCCCTGGGGGCTCCGCGGGCACCGGCCGCACACGAATGCCCTCAGTTCTGAGGGCTTTATATGTGTAGCTGCTCGGGTTCTGTCTTTGATTAATTCCCCAGTAGTCTCAACACCCTTTCAGGTTGTGGCCCGTCTTCCTGGAGCG
The Ailuropoda melanoleuca isolate Jingjing chromosome 3, ASM200744v2, whole genome shotgun sequence DNA segment above includes these coding regions:
- the CDKN2AIPNL gene encoding CDKN2AIP N-terminal-like protein isoform X1; protein product: MVGGEAAAAVEELVSGVRQAADFAEQFRSYSESEKQWKARMEFILRHLPDYRDPPDGGGRLDQLLSLSMVWANHLFLGCSYNKDLLDKVMEMADGIEVEDLPQFTTRSELMKKNPSLKSMPRRKLYFSIKAKAEDSSHFQHELQA
- the CDKN2AIPNL gene encoding CDKN2AIP N-terminal-like protein isoform X2, which gives rise to MVGGEAAAAVEELVSGVRQAADFAEQFRSYSESEKQWKARMEFILRHLPDYRDPPDGGGRLDQLLSLSMVWANHLFLGCSYNKDLLDKVMEMADGIEVEDLPQFTTRSELMKKHQS